The following coding sequences lie in one Helicoverpa zea isolate HzStark_Cry1AcR chromosome 2, ilHelZeax1.1, whole genome shotgun sequence genomic window:
- the LOC124644010 gene encoding flap endonuclease GEN, translated as MGVKGLWTVLTPYSEKKSLHEIRGETVAVDLSGWVCDSQNVTEYHIQPKLYLRNLFFRTVYLLLADINPIFVLEGDAPELKRDVMAARNAIQFKGAAPRSEAAVNKKKPDVARKRFKNVLKECESLLKTLGVRCVKGHGEAEATCAQLNAQGLVDAVVSQDSDCFAYGARRVYRNFSVSNSAGGGAMQGSVDCYDAAAMYKSNGFGRNKMVALALLCGCDYGLGACGSSINTAVSFLHTIPEKDVIPRLLSWVTDTDRYDEKSRWLSAPGRCDRCGHFGRTHGKSGCPVCVTHRGCDDTGHKAKVAELKRELSLRNRALTCGAPFPEPKVMKEFMNTPPDNIDVNALKRPTPSLIQFVKLMTNKLDWSERYCVEKFLPLLTKWHFQDNVPCRTLQALHIKKKRNPRGVPSYEVVWTDTEGQYDGLIPDDQFEDGEDPLTAWTTTERQDLMLKYYPKVVEAYEESIKKPPKEKKTRARKKKDNDNINTDKPKRKYTKKAKNVVPVDSINASVKATDTNTSALNVSVNVNRLKRKIKNNTKKGQKTLTSFIASKKRRVSKQVMQSLRKSFKNMSLNCEDNIMVADDYQFKDRHVDTNKENKPSPHYLSMLNKTDDDIEDIDLSDIIDNIISRPPEIKTAKVDNKLVRLVFEKYSTPKKMSLRKSVLTQIHNNCSTPRDSPVRKSNFRFSTHSNDNSIIGKVNTSYFFDKLTEDGDAFEMSLEQKDAVVLLDSTLEYSLPDVRL; from the exons ATGGGCGTGAAAGGCCTCTGGACAGTCTTAACGCCATATAGTGAGAAAAAATCTTTACACGAA ATACGTGGTGAAACAGTTGCAGTTGATTTATCAGGATGGGTTTGCGACAGTCAGAATGTCACAGAGTACCACATACAGCCAAAGTTATATTTGAG AAACCTATTCTTCAGAACTGTATATTTGCTGTTAGCTGACATAAACCCTATATTTGTGCTGGAGGGAGATGCACCAGAGCTCAAGAGAGATGTCATGGCTGCCCGAAATGCTATCCAGTTCAAAGGGGCTGCCCCTCGCTCTGAGGCTGCAGTCAACAAGAAAAAGCCTGATGTTGCTAGGAAGAGGTTTAAAAATGTTCTGAAAGAA TGTGAGTCATTGCTGAAGACCCTTGGTGTCAGATGTGTGAAAGGTCATGGTGAGGCAGAAGCAACATGTGCGCAACTGAATGCTCAAGGT CTGGTAGATGCAGTAGTATCTCAAGATTCTGACTGCTTCGCTTACGGGGCTCGTCGCGTGTACCGCAATTTCAGCGTGTCCAACTCAGCAGGGGGCGGCGCCATGCAGGGTTCCGTCGACTGTTATGACGCGGCTGCTATGTATAAGAGCAatg GCTTTGGGCGCAACAAGATGGTGGCCTTAGCACTTCTTTGCGGGTGTGACTATGGCTTAGGCGCGTGTGGTTCATCTATAAACACAGCTGTTTCCTTCCTCCACACTATCCCTGAAAAAGATGTCATACCAAG ACTGTTATCCTGGGTGACGGACACGGATCGCTACGATGAAAAGAGTCGCTGGCTGTCAGCGCCCGGCCGCTGTGACCGGTGCGGACACTTCGGTCGCACGCACGGCAAGAGCGGTTGTCCGGTGTGCGTCACACATCGCGGCTGTGACGATACTGGACACAA GGCAAAAGTAGCGGAGTTAAAACGTGAGCTGTCACTACGTAATCGAGCTCTGACATGCGGGGCTCCATTCCCAGAGCCCAAGGTCATGAAAGAGTTTATGAATACCCCTCCagataatattgatgttaacGCTCTGAAGAGACCCACACCTAGTTTGATTCAATTTgtg AAACTGATGACAAACAAGTTAGACTGGTCAGAAAGGTATTGTGTGGAGAAATTCTTGCCGCTGCTGACTAAATGGCATTTCCAAGACAATGTGCCCTGCAGAACTCTGCAGGCTTTGCATATTAAGAAGAAGCGAAATCCAAGAG GTGTCCCAAGTTACGAAGTTGTTTGGACTGATACTGAAGGTCAATATGACGGTCTGATTCCTGATGACCAGTTCGAAG atggTGAGGATCCTTTAACTGCTTGGACTACAACCGAAAGACAAGATTTGATGCTCAAGTATTATCCAAAAGTAGTAGAAGCCTACGAGGAGTCGATTAAAAAACCGCCCAAAGAGAAGAAAACTAGAGCTCGTAAGAAGAAAGACAATGACAATATAAATACTGATAAacctaaaagaaaatataccaAGAAAGCTAAGAATGTGGTACCTGTTGATAGCATCAACGCGTCTGTGAAAGCAACTGACACAAATACTAGCGCATTAAATGTCAGCGTAAATGTCAAcagattaaaaagaaaaattaaaaacaatacgaAGAAAGGACAGAAAACACTGACCAGCTTCATTGCTAGCAAAAAGCGAAGAGTAAGCAAGCAAGTAATGCAATCTctaagaaaaagctttaaaaatatgTCTCTCAATTGCGAAGACAATATTATGGTAGCTGATGATTACCAGTTTAAAGACAGACATGTTGAtactaataaagaaaataagccAAGTCCTCATTATCTAAGTATGCTAAATAAGACTGACGATGATATTGAAGATATTGATCTATCAGATATTATAGACAACATTATTTCAAGGCCTCCTGAAATCAAAACAGCCAAAGTAGACAATAAGTTAGTTAGGTTAgtctttgaaaaatattcaactccTAAGAAAATGAGTTTGAGGAAATCTGTATTGACGCAAATTCATAATAATTGTTCTACGCCACGAGATAGTCCTGTCagaaaaagtaattttagaTTTAGTACTCATAGTAATGATAATTCTATCATTGGCAAGGTGAATACTAGTTATTTCTTCGATAAGCTAACTGAAGATGGCGACGCGTTCGAGATGTCTTTAGAACAGAAAGACGCTGTAGTGCTCTTGGATTCTACACTAGAATATAGTTTACCCGATGTTCGTTTGTAA